A genomic region of Candidatus Eremiobacteraceae bacterium contains the following coding sequences:
- a CDS encoding ABC transporter permease — MSYLFGHPDVVFAALGQHIALSGAALAAAFAIALPLGVAAARVPGLRLPVFGVLNVIYTIPSLALFAMLVPFLGLGFAPAVCGLALYALMIMVTNVTAGITSVDAAVVDAARGLGMSTAQVLWRVELPQALPVIIGGVRIASAAVISIATVGALVDAGGLGTLILAGIDQDNLPKAIAGAITCVALALIVDGGLRMVERRAAH; from the coding sequence GTGTCGTACCTGTTCGGCCATCCGGATGTCGTGTTCGCCGCACTTGGTCAGCACATAGCATTGAGCGGCGCTGCGCTCGCCGCGGCTTTCGCCATCGCATTGCCGCTGGGCGTGGCGGCGGCGCGCGTGCCCGGACTGCGCTTACCCGTCTTTGGTGTTTTGAACGTGATCTACACCATTCCGAGTCTCGCGCTGTTCGCCATGCTCGTGCCGTTCCTAGGCCTCGGCTTTGCTCCGGCGGTCTGTGGCCTCGCGCTCTACGCGCTGATGATCATGGTGACGAACGTGACGGCGGGCATCACGTCGGTCGATGCGGCAGTCGTCGACGCGGCGCGCGGTCTGGGGATGAGCACGGCCCAAGTGTTGTGGCGAGTGGAGCTGCCGCAGGCGCTACCTGTGATCATCGGCGGGGTGCGCATCGCGTCGGCAGCGGTGATCTCGATCGCGACCGTCGGCGCGCTCGTCGATGCCGGCGGACTAGGGACGCTCATCCTAGCCGGCATTGATCAAGATAATCTGCCGAAGGCGATCGCCGGTGCGATCACGTGCGTCGCGCTGGCGCTCATCGTTGACGGCGGCCTGCGCATGGTGGAGCGCCGCGCCGCACATTGA
- the egtD gene encoding L-histidine N(alpha)-methyltransferase produces the protein MAGAVRARSAGTSSAGAQGASVPFAQDVKAGLSASPKRLLPKYFYDDLGSSLFDAICLLPEYYLTRAEDEILDRHAREIVDAVGSPIDLIELGSGSAIKTRRIISAALERQPTLRYRPIDISPSALKASSEALSREYPNIMVDGVAADYLEGLKSISSNGDVRSMVLFLGSNIGNFEPHDAVNTLRAVHEVLKDRDALLLGADLKKDRAVLEAAYDDSEGVTAAFNLNVLARINRELGGKFDLRKFAHRAHYNESLGRVEMHLVSREEQTVPIAALGIEVHFDRGETIHTESSYKYDRERLADLASQTGFELTNTWTDAAGMFSSNLLRA, from the coding sequence ATGGCGGGCGCGGTTCGCGCGCGAAGCGCAGGGACCTCCAGCGCGGGCGCGCAAGGTGCCAGCGTGCCGTTTGCTCAGGATGTCAAAGCCGGGTTGTCGGCATCGCCGAAACGGCTCTTACCGAAATATTTCTACGATGATCTCGGTTCGTCGCTCTTCGACGCGATTTGCCTTCTTCCCGAATACTATCTCACGCGAGCCGAAGATGAGATCCTCGACCGTCACGCGCGCGAAATCGTCGACGCGGTCGGCTCTCCGATAGACCTCATCGAATTGGGCAGCGGCAGCGCGATCAAAACGCGCCGCATCATAAGCGCAGCGCTCGAACGCCAGCCCACACTTCGTTACCGGCCGATCGACATCTCGCCGTCGGCGTTAAAAGCTAGCTCTGAGGCGCTGTCGCGCGAATATCCGAATATCATGGTCGACGGCGTCGCCGCCGACTATCTCGAGGGCCTGAAGAGTATCTCGAGCAACGGCGACGTCCGCAGTATGGTCCTGTTCTTGGGCTCCAACATCGGCAATTTCGAACCGCACGACGCGGTCAACACCTTGCGCGCGGTGCACGAAGTGCTCAAAGACCGTGATGCGCTCTTGCTCGGCGCCGACTTGAAAAAGGATCGTGCGGTGCTCGAAGCGGCTTACGACGACTCTGAGGGTGTCACGGCGGCCTTTAATCTCAACGTGCTAGCGCGCATCAACCGCGAGTTGGGCGGAAAGTTCGACCTTCGGAAATTTGCACATCGGGCGCACTACAACGAAAGTCTCGGCCGGGTTGAAATGCATCTCGTCAGCCGGGAGGAGCAAACTGTGCCGATCGCGGCCCTTGGGATAGAAGTCCATTTCGATCGCGGCGAGACCATCCACACCGAATCGTCGTACAAGTACGATCGAGAACGGCTTGCCGATCTTGCCAGCCAGACCGGTTTTGAATTGACGAACACCTGGACCGACGCGGCCGGAATGTTCAGCAGCAACCTGCTCCGCGCCTAG
- a CDS encoding alpha/beta hydrolase, protein MEKLINFDDGASTTLETWGQDEPALLCVHGMTSSRKAWTRLAETFAGRYRICAYDQRGHGDSTEFNGPMTLARGVADLRAVAGHIDGNIAALVGHSWGGAIVILAGFDSLAKSVVAIDPVLRVLPDTWRREYLDDAETDFAKPFDELAQDLRGRLAEWPAIDVEGKMHAVRHMTAEPIARLGSDNRVEEGGWNILSDVAAYPKPLLVFAAQPGESVMSDDDVAVLRATGGVNVTVHEYPDHGHNLHRTAFERFVADLTAFLDSQR, encoded by the coding sequence ATGGAAAAGCTCATCAATTTCGACGACGGCGCGTCGACCACGCTCGAGACGTGGGGCCAAGACGAACCCGCGCTGCTGTGCGTGCATGGGATGACAAGTTCTCGAAAAGCGTGGACCCGCTTGGCTGAAACATTCGCCGGCCGTTATCGCATTTGTGCGTACGATCAACGCGGGCACGGCGATTCGACCGAGTTCAACGGGCCGATGACGCTCGCACGCGGCGTCGCAGATCTACGCGCGGTCGCCGGACACATCGACGGCAATATCGCGGCGCTCGTCGGTCATTCGTGGGGCGGCGCGATCGTGATATTGGCAGGATTCGATTCGCTCGCGAAGTCCGTCGTCGCAATCGATCCGGTGCTCAGAGTCTTGCCCGATACGTGGCGCCGCGAATACTTGGATGACGCCGAGACCGACTTCGCCAAACCGTTCGACGAGTTGGCGCAAGATCTGCGCGGCCGTCTCGCGGAGTGGCCGGCGATCGATGTCGAAGGGAAGATGCACGCCGTGCGGCACATGACCGCCGAACCCATCGCGCGCCTCGGCAGCGATAACCGGGTCGAAGAGGGCGGGTGGAATATTCTCAGCGACGTTGCGGCCTACCCTAAACCGCTGCTCGTATTCGCAGCGCAGCCGGGCGAATCGGTCATGTCCGACGACGATGTAGCCGTGCTGCGTGCCACCGGCGGCGTGAACGTAACGGTGCACGAATATCCCGATCACGGCCACAATCTGCATCGCACCGCGTTCGAACGGTTCGTTGCGGATCTGACGGCGTTCCTAGATAGTCAAAGATAG
- a CDS encoding NAD(P)-dependent oxidoreductase encodes MASSPKIGVVGVGRMGSNIARRLKDTGFSVAAVYDARPESAGALAAEIGAEAARTLARVTELSDVIITVVTDDAAMRSIFAESGASLLDGAAGKVFINCATITPDVHVEVETLAKARGAQSLEACMASSISQARDGTLYLMCGGERLTFDHVKPILDKMSSSLRYVGPAGRAAKVKALVNMVMNINTAGLAEGLGLGEALGLDLTMLREIFAQTGANSRVLETDGEDMQNHDHACYFSAAHAAKDSGIALELGREAELDLPVAAASKQQFDAMCAAGLGELDKSGIAELTFKSRRAVASKN; translated from the coding sequence ATGGCGTCTTCTCCGAAGATCGGCGTTGTCGGCGTTGGACGGATGGGTTCCAACATCGCGCGCCGTTTGAAAGACACCGGCTTCAGCGTCGCTGCCGTGTACGATGCACGCCCTGAGTCGGCCGGCGCGCTCGCGGCGGAGATCGGCGCCGAGGCTGCGCGCACGCTGGCCAGAGTCACCGAACTTTCCGACGTCATCATCACGGTCGTCACCGACGACGCGGCCATGCGGAGCATCTTCGCGGAATCGGGCGCCTCGCTGTTGGACGGCGCCGCCGGCAAGGTTTTCATCAACTGCGCCACCATCACGCCCGATGTGCACGTCGAAGTCGAGACGCTCGCAAAGGCGCGCGGCGCGCAGTCGCTTGAAGCCTGCATGGCCAGCTCGATTTCGCAAGCCCGAGACGGCACGCTCTACCTCATGTGCGGCGGCGAACGATTGACGTTCGATCACGTCAAACCCATCCTCGACAAGATGAGCTCGTCGCTGCGCTATGTGGGACCGGCAGGCCGGGCCGCAAAAGTCAAAGCGCTTGTCAACATGGTCATGAACATCAACACCGCCGGGCTCGCCGAAGGACTTGGATTAGGCGAAGCCCTTGGATTGGATCTCACGATGCTCCGCGAAATATTCGCGCAGACCGGCGCCAATTCTCGGGTTTTGGAAACCGACGGCGAGGACATGCAAAACCACGATCATGCATGTTATTTCTCTGCCGCGCACGCGGCGAAGGATTCGGGGATCGCGCTCGAGCTCGGGCGCGAGGCCGAACTCGATCTTCCCGTCGCGGCCGCATCGAAACAGCAATTCGACGCGATGTGCGCGGCTGGGTTGGGAGAACTCGACAAATCGGGCATCGCAGAACTGACGTTCAAATCGCGGCGCGCCGTCGCGTCCAAGAACTGA
- a CDS encoding Glu/Leu/Phe/Val dehydrogenase, whose translation MSSTLDRSAAQASRNVWEMAQAQLDDVATLIGLDSGIHAYLRVPKRILTVSVPCEMSDRSIRVFEGYRVQHNMSRGPAKGGIRFHPDVTLDEVKALAMWMSWKCALVNIPFGGAKGGIICDPKNMDMRELEHLTRRYTSEISIIIGPERDIPAPDVYTTPQIMAWIMDTFSMLRGYSIPGVVTGKPIAIGGSLGRDKATARGCMFVVDEALKELGMEQAGARVAIQGFGNAGLHAAELMQDAGYKIVAVSDSHGGIANDKGLDVKKLVAYKAETGSVTGFSGGAAASNKDVLEYECEVLIPAALEKVITAENAPRIRAKVVAEAANGPTLPEADDILFDRGIMVLPDILANAGGVTVSYFEWVQNLQENFWEENEVNDRLKRMMVRAFRDTYDRAKQHKINMRRGAYVLAVGRVAEATMLRGVYP comes from the coding sequence ATGTCGTCAACGCTCGATCGATCCGCGGCGCAGGCGTCGCGCAACGTCTGGGAGATGGCGCAGGCGCAGTTGGACGATGTCGCCACGCTCATCGGTCTGGACTCCGGTATTCACGCGTATTTGCGCGTCCCCAAGAGAATCCTCACGGTTTCAGTGCCGTGCGAGATGAGCGACAGGTCGATCCGCGTGTTCGAAGGCTATCGCGTGCAGCACAACATGTCGCGCGGACCTGCGAAGGGCGGCATCCGGTTCCATCCCGACGTCACGCTCGACGAGGTCAAGGCCCTTGCGATGTGGATGTCTTGGAAATGCGCGCTGGTAAACATTCCGTTCGGCGGCGCAAAAGGCGGCATCATTTGCGATCCTAAAAATATGGACATGCGCGAGCTCGAACATCTCACGCGCCGTTATACGAGCGAGATCTCCATCATCATCGGCCCCGAGCGCGACATCCCCGCACCCGACGTCTATACCACGCCGCAGATCATGGCGTGGATCATGGATACGTTCTCCATGCTGCGCGGCTATTCGATTCCCGGCGTCGTCACGGGCAAGCCAATCGCGATCGGCGGATCGCTCGGCCGCGACAAAGCCACGGCGCGCGGGTGCATGTTCGTCGTCGACGAAGCGCTGAAAGAATTGGGCATGGAGCAAGCGGGCGCGCGCGTGGCCATTCAAGGTTTCGGCAACGCCGGATTGCACGCAGCCGAACTCATGCAAGACGCCGGGTACAAGATTGTCGCAGTGTCCGACAGCCACGGCGGCATCGCCAACGACAAGGGACTCGACGTCAAGAAACTCGTCGCATACAAAGCCGAAACCGGTTCGGTGACTGGCTTTAGCGGCGGCGCTGCGGCATCGAACAAAGACGTGCTTGAATACGAGTGCGAAGTGTTGATCCCGGCCGCGCTTGAGAAAGTCATCACCGCCGAGAACGCGCCGCGCATCCGCGCCAAAGTGGTTGCCGAAGCGGCGAACGGCCCCACCCTGCCCGAAGCAGACGACATCTTGTTCGATCGCGGCATCATGGTGCTGCCCGATATCTTGGCGAACGCCGGCGGCGTGACGGTTTCGTATTTCGAGTGGGTGCAAAACCTTCAGGAGAACTTCTGGGAGGAGAACGAGGTCAACGACCGCCTCAAGCGCATGATGGTCCGCGCGTTCCGCGACACCTACGATCGCGCGAAGCAGCACAAGATCAACATGCGTCGCGGTGCATACGTGTTGGCTGTCGGCCGCGTTGCGGAAGCCACCATGCTGCGCGGCGTGTATCCGTAG
- a CDS encoding aromatic ring-hydroxylating dioxygenase subunit alpha — MDTHVGPHTASLERTLPRAYYFDDAIYNRERERIFFRDWFLACRDEQITVPGDYRSVGVAGESVIIVRGKDGALRAHYNVCRHRGSRLVPEESCGTFAGGIRCPYHSWTYEFDGRLRTAPFLEDADGLHKDELGLHRVGIDVWGGFVFVNLTPEAAAAEGRTLAVQLEGVPERLKRYPLSELRIGATITYEIAANWKVMLENYNECYHCAGVHPELSALVPSFKKKGGADLDWERGIPHREGAYTFTFSGTTDRALFAGLDDDERTRHKGELIYPNFLLSLSADHVAAFTVFPRGPLETTIVCDFLFHPDEIRKASFDPSDAVEFWDLTNRQDWKICESVQRGMGSRVWEYGYYAPMERWSLDLRRYVNERLGP; from the coding sequence GTGGATACGCACGTCGGGCCTCATACGGCCAGTCTTGAGCGCACTCTGCCGCGCGCATATTATTTCGACGACGCGATCTATAACCGCGAGCGCGAACGGATCTTTTTCCGCGACTGGTTCTTAGCATGCCGAGACGAGCAGATCACCGTGCCGGGTGACTATCGAAGTGTCGGCGTGGCCGGCGAAAGCGTCATCATCGTGCGAGGCAAGGACGGCGCATTGCGTGCGCACTACAACGTCTGCCGGCATCGCGGCAGCAGGCTCGTCCCCGAAGAATCGTGCGGCACGTTCGCAGGCGGCATCCGCTGTCCATATCATTCGTGGACGTACGAATTCGACGGCCGCTTGCGCACCGCGCCTTTTCTCGAAGATGCGGACGGCCTGCACAAAGATGAGCTCGGCTTGCATCGTGTGGGCATCGACGTTTGGGGCGGCTTCGTCTTCGTGAATCTGACACCGGAAGCAGCGGCTGCCGAGGGACGCACGCTTGCCGTGCAGTTGGAAGGCGTGCCCGAGCGGCTGAAGCGGTATCCACTTTCCGAGCTCCGCATCGGCGCCACCATCACGTACGAGATCGCAGCCAACTGGAAAGTGATGCTCGAGAATTACAACGAGTGCTATCACTGCGCCGGCGTGCATCCGGAGTTATCCGCGCTCGTTCCTTCGTTCAAGAAAAAAGGCGGGGCGGACTTGGATTGGGAGCGCGGCATTCCCCATCGCGAAGGCGCGTACACATTCACCTTTAGCGGCACGACAGACCGCGCGCTGTTCGCCGGCCTCGACGACGACGAACGCACGAGGCACAAAGGCGAACTGATCTATCCCAATTTCTTACTGAGCCTCTCCGCCGATCACGTCGCAGCTTTCACGGTCTTTCCGCGTGGTCCGCTCGAGACCACGATCGTCTGCGACTTCCTCTTCCATCCCGACGAGATACGCAAAGCCAGCTTCGACCCGTCGGACGCAGTTGAGTTTTGGGATCTCACAAATCGCCAGGATTGGAAGATCTGCGAAAGCGTGCAGCGCGGCATGGGCTCGCGCGTGTGGGAGTATGGATACTACGCGCCGATGGAGCGCTGGAGCTTGGATCTCCGGCGCTACGTGAACGAACGGCTCGGCCCTTAG
- the solA gene encoding N-methyl-L-tryptophan oxidase gives MARDFDYIVLGLGGIGSGAAYWLARRGSVTVLGLEQFELGHVRGESQDHSRIIRLSYHAPNYVRLAKRAYESWATLEAESESQLVLKTGGLDLGPRAGAIPLQGYADAMTACDVPFERLDSREIMRRWPQFTLTDDIEGLFQAESGIAMAARANDAHRKMARAHGAVLRDNAPVERITDHGGEIEVSAGGTTYRCGKLVIAAGPWTNRALANFDIHMSLEITKEQVTYFAAPDPSAFAPGRFPVWIWMDDPSFYGFPVFGEAGPKVAQDAGGKPVDADTRTFEPDAENFARVEGFLQRYLPSALGPVIYTKTCLYTLTPDRDFVIDTVPGHPDISFAIGAGHAFKFASVIGRILGELVADGKTPSDIAAFGAGREILTMTDPPKSYMV, from the coding sequence GTGGCGCGCGATTTCGACTACATCGTCCTGGGCTTGGGCGGCATCGGCAGCGGCGCCGCGTATTGGTTGGCCAGGCGCGGCTCCGTCACGGTGCTCGGACTCGAACAGTTCGAACTTGGCCACGTGCGCGGCGAGTCGCAAGACCACTCGCGCATCATCCGGCTGTCATATCATGCGCCGAACTACGTCCGTTTGGCGAAGCGGGCGTACGAATCGTGGGCCACTCTCGAAGCGGAAAGCGAATCGCAACTCGTGCTCAAGACCGGCGGCTTGGATCTCGGCCCGCGCGCGGGGGCGATTCCGCTGCAAGGCTACGCCGACGCGATGACGGCGTGCGACGTGCCGTTCGAGCGGCTCGATTCGCGCGAGATCATGCGGCGTTGGCCGCAATTCACGCTGACCGACGACATCGAAGGGCTATTCCAAGCCGAGAGCGGCATCGCAATGGCGGCGCGAGCGAACGATGCTCATCGCAAGATGGCGCGTGCCCATGGCGCGGTCTTGCGCGACAACGCGCCGGTCGAGCGGATCACCGACCACGGCGGCGAGATCGAGGTCAGCGCCGGCGGCACGACCTACCGCTGCGGCAAGCTTGTGATCGCCGCAGGTCCGTGGACCAATCGCGCGCTCGCCAATTTCGATATCCACATGTCGCTCGAGATCACAAAAGAACAGGTGACGTATTTTGCGGCGCCCGATCCATCGGCGTTCGCGCCCGGCCGGTTTCCGGTGTGGATTTGGATGGACGATCCGTCGTTCTACGGCTTCCCCGTTTTCGGCGAGGCCGGCCCGAAAGTGGCGCAAGACGCCGGCGGCAAACCCGTGGACGCCGACACGCGAACCTTCGAACCTGATGCGGAAAACTTCGCGCGCGTCGAAGGGTTCTTGCAGCGTTATCTCCCGTCGGCGCTCGGTCCAGTGATCTATACGAAGACGTGTCTCTATACGCTTACGCCGGATCGCGATTTTGTGATCGACACCGTTCCCGGCCACCCCGACATTTCGTTTGCGATCGGCGCCGGACACGCGTTTAAGTTCGCGTCGGTCATCGGGCGCATTTTGGGCGAGCTAGTCGCAGACGGCAAGACACCAAGCGATATCGCCGCGTTCGGCGCCGGCCGTGAGATCCTGACGATGACCGATCCGCCGAAGTCGTATATGGTATAA
- a CDS encoding protease pro-enzyme activation domain-containing protein produces MTTPRIAAALVAAIGLGAFSTLASAASSVTLPVAHRVISGPALGIQYDSDALAGARFTGRAHLGTLGIDVIVPLRDEQGLLDFARLVNDPSSPVYRHFLTPAQIGDSFGAALSDYNGAFNYFAKAGLAVQSWPQRGALRIFGGQARLEAALHTSFGVYTTGNRTFFAPMYKPTVDAGVHIAGVARIVTRRRLHNPMIVVTPPIHVAGGLGNNLLLGYSPWQLASAFDYTGAYNTGITGRGITIGIIGTGPMSTADVPAYRGLYAVPGTGTVKQVNVTTVCPVCSTGLQTPPPVTPPCQQTDPPDYNVCNPEDIEAQLDTEQSSSLARDASVLFYLAYNPNECYTAGRCTNDPPTPALGIGEVDDELQQAIADNAADVVSLSAGGGEPDIASPNNPILHPDGTGLEPDEFAMLAAEGIATFLASGDTGAEGCQSDGVRATQDLLCVSYPASDTNVSAVGGTTTPILPDGRLGGPITAWGVQTGLLGSRGATGGGLSVVFARPGYQNALTGIVGTARGVPDIALNADLITGDAVVIDAFDPNSVALGAVGGTSAAAPDAAAMWALVLQACRLNSQCGFGPSSHPYRLGNPNVIFYKLYGLPSYAQTVYDVTYGNNAVFNLTNPNQLDPGYNALTGYDLTTGIGVPFGSALVKVVTGI; encoded by the coding sequence ATGACAACGCCTCGGATCGCGGCAGCATTGGTCGCGGCGATCGGCCTCGGCGCCTTTTCAACGCTCGCGTCCGCGGCGTCCTCAGTGACGTTGCCCGTTGCGCACCGGGTGATATCCGGGCCGGCGCTGGGCATTCAATACGATTCAGATGCGCTTGCCGGCGCGCGCTTCACCGGCCGCGCGCATCTGGGCACGCTTGGCATAGACGTGATCGTTCCCTTGCGCGATGAACAAGGGCTGCTCGATTTTGCAAGGCTCGTGAACGATCCGTCGTCGCCGGTATACCGGCACTTCCTCACGCCGGCACAGATCGGTGATAGCTTCGGCGCCGCGCTATCGGACTACAACGGTGCTTTCAACTATTTCGCCAAAGCAGGACTCGCCGTGCAGAGCTGGCCGCAACGCGGTGCGCTGCGCATATTCGGCGGCCAAGCTCGCTTAGAGGCGGCGCTTCATACGTCGTTTGGCGTCTATACCACCGGGAACCGGACGTTCTTCGCACCGATGTACAAACCGACGGTCGACGCAGGCGTGCACATCGCAGGGGTCGCGCGAATCGTCACGCGCCGCAGACTGCACAACCCGATGATCGTCGTGACGCCGCCGATCCACGTCGCGGGCGGCCTAGGCAACAACTTGCTTTTAGGCTACTCACCTTGGCAGCTTGCGAGCGCCTTCGACTACACGGGTGCGTACAACACCGGCATAACCGGCCGCGGCATCACGATTGGGATCATCGGCACCGGGCCGATGTCGACGGCGGACGTTCCGGCATATCGCGGGCTGTACGCGGTCCCCGGAACCGGCACGGTGAAACAGGTGAACGTGACCACCGTCTGTCCGGTGTGCAGCACCGGGCTGCAAACGCCGCCGCCGGTGACGCCGCCTTGTCAGCAGACGGATCCGCCCGATTATAACGTCTGCAATCCGGAAGACATCGAAGCGCAACTCGACACCGAGCAGTCGTCCAGTTTGGCGCGCGATGCAAGCGTGCTCTTCTACCTCGCCTACAATCCGAATGAATGCTACACCGCCGGACGGTGCACGAACGATCCGCCCACGCCGGCGCTCGGCATCGGCGAGGTCGACGACGAATTGCAGCAAGCCATCGCGGACAATGCGGCCGACGTCGTCAGCCTCAGTGCCGGCGGCGGAGAGCCGGACATCGCGTCGCCAAACAATCCGATCTTGCACCCGGACGGGACCGGACTCGAACCCGACGAGTTCGCCATGCTCGCCGCTGAAGGAATCGCGACGTTCTTGGCGTCCGGCGATACCGGTGCGGAAGGTTGCCAAAGCGACGGCGTCCGCGCGACGCAAGACTTGCTGTGCGTCTCTTATCCGGCCAGCGATACGAACGTGAGCGCAGTCGGCGGCACCACGACGCCGATCTTGCCGGACGGCCGCCTCGGTGGGCCGATCACGGCATGGGGAGTGCAGACCGGCTTGCTCGGGAGCCGCGGCGCCACAGGCGGCGGTCTGTCGGTCGTGTTCGCGCGGCCTGGATATCAGAACGCGCTCACCGGAATCGTCGGCACGGCGCGCGGCGTTCCCGATATCGCGCTCAACGCCGATCTGATCACCGGCGATGCGGTCGTGATCGACGCATTCGATCCGAACTCTGTGGCGCTCGGTGCCGTGGGCGGCACGAGCGCGGCTGCGCCCGATGCAGCGGCGATGTGGGCGCTGGTCTTGCAGGCGTGCAGACTCAATTCGCAATGCGGGTTTGGGCCATCGTCGCATCCATACCGGCTCGGCAATCCAAACGTGATATTTTACAAGCTCTATGGTTTGCCGAGCTACGCGCAGACAGTCTATGATGTCACGTACGGCAATAACGCCGTATTCAACTTGACCAACCCGAATCAGCTCGATCCCGGCTACAATGCGCTGACCGGCTACGATCTCACAACGGGGATCGGCGTGCCGTTCGGGAGCGCGCTCGTGAAAGTGGTCACCGGGATCTAA
- a CDS encoding TldD/PmbA family protein — protein sequence MTADLATDRAAADAVLDIALEESKADETEVILTSQNLALSRITHNVIHENLIERDRSINIRVVVQNRVGVASTNELDREGIRTAVARAIEIARVSPADEEFPGLPSSGPATHAMEWAYDEQTAALTPAARAAAVADIVKVMVGHKLTAAGYVSTSSGSVAIANTKGIKQFFRSTDSAINIKAMGDDSSGYAEGYSRRFSDLNAARLGETAASRAAAGRNPGSVEPGEYTVILEPPAFREYLGYLSWTGFGAMPFSEGSSFMTGRIGDRLMGDNITIGDDFAHPSGAGMPFDFEGVARQPVTLIDKGVASGVVYDSYYAAKLKHANTGHALPAPNTFGPLPLNIVLTPGTKSADDLIRETKRGLLVCRTWYIRLVDKLQTIITGMTRDGFFLIEDGQIVRGLRNMRFNESIVGALGRCELAKDLVRSESHVLPACRIEGFRFSSGTTF from the coding sequence ATGACCGCTGATCTTGCCACCGACCGCGCCGCGGCCGACGCCGTTCTCGATATCGCGCTCGAAGAATCGAAGGCCGACGAGACCGAAGTCATCCTCACTTCCCAAAATCTCGCGCTCTCGCGCATCACGCATAACGTCATCCACGAGAATCTCATCGAGCGCGACCGCAGCATCAACATCCGCGTCGTCGTTCAAAACCGCGTCGGAGTCGCGTCCACGAACGAACTCGACCGGGAAGGCATACGGACCGCGGTGGCACGCGCGATCGAGATCGCGCGCGTCTCGCCGGCCGACGAAGAATTTCCGGGCTTACCAAGCTCGGGCCCCGCGACGCACGCCATGGAGTGGGCATACGACGAGCAGACGGCGGCGTTGACGCCGGCCGCGCGCGCCGCTGCGGTCGCCGACATCGTCAAGGTCATGGTAGGCCACAAGCTCACCGCCGCCGGCTACGTGTCCACGAGCAGCGGCAGCGTCGCGATCGCCAACACGAAGGGGATCAAGCAATTCTTTCGCTCGACCGACTCCGCCATCAACATCAAGGCGATGGGCGACGACTCGAGCGGCTATGCCGAAGGCTATTCACGCCGCTTTTCAGATCTGAACGCGGCGCGTCTTGGCGAAACGGCGGCCAGCAGAGCGGCTGCGGGCCGCAATCCCGGATCGGTCGAGCCGGGCGAGTATACCGTGATCTTGGAGCCGCCGGCGTTTCGCGAATATCTCGGCTACCTCTCATGGACGGGATTCGGCGCGATGCCGTTCTCGGAAGGCTCGTCATTCATGACCGGCCGCATCGGCGATCGACTCATGGGCGACAACATCACGATCGGCGACGATTTCGCGCATCCATCCGGCGCGGGCATGCCGTTCGACTTTGAAGGCGTAGCGCGCCAGCCTGTCACCCTCATCGACAAAGGCGTCGCAAGCGGCGTCGTCTACGATTCCTACTACGCGGCCAAGCTGAAGCACGCGAACACCGGCCATGCTCTGCCTGCGCCAAACACCTTTGGCCCATTGCCGCTGAACATAGTGCTGACGCCTGGCACGAAGAGCGCTGACGATCTCATACGTGAGACCAAACGCGGTCTGCTCGTGTGCCGCACGTGGTATATCCGCCTCGTCGACAAGCTTCAAACCATCATCACCGGCATGACGCGCGACGGATTCTTTCTCATCGAGGACGGTCAGATCGTGCGCGGATTGCGAAACATGCGCTTCAATGAATCGATCGTCGGCGCGCTCGGCCGCTGCGAGCTGGCGAAAGATCTCGTCCGGTCGGAAAGTCACGTGCTGCCCGCCTGCCGGATCGAAGGGTTCCGCTTTTCGAGTGGCACCACGTTTTAG